One genomic window of Ruminococcus gauvreauii includes the following:
- a CDS encoding ABC transporter substrate-binding protein, whose translation MNLKKITSIVAASVLAATSVFGMTACGNSPEKTSESADANTEDSSSESADADTDLSGDLTLWYNTYQYADELDALIAKFNEQYPNVNITYEIKNDNDYTSVVKTAFQAGTGPDLLWTHGNKDTLMPDLAANDCLMDMTDAVDFSFCEGSAMDICTVDDGIYSIPWLTLDTRTCYYNIDLFEENGWEVPTTVSELEALCKEIKETTDIIPLSQALSAWYLEFIYEPMLAAYDPEYSAKLADYSVSVTDEPAKETLQMLVDWADAGYFGDDWTGVQTEDAMVLAFASGTCAMMITGSWDNSIIKDNNPDLNFGAVTIGNDESGPVGLVGTYSTGFSINKDTGNPDAAIAFANFCASKDAQEIWIQQSEAVSGSPDIDSTNEIAKEMVETSNGEVYEAWQSVLSAHSEDAIATTVFIDNLTKVFTHEITVDEYMDMIGAEMEAN comes from the coding sequence ATGAACTTAAAAAAAATCACAAGTATCGTGGCAGCATCGGTTCTCGCTGCAACATCTGTATTTGGTATGACCGCATGTGGCAACAGTCCCGAAAAGACATCAGAATCCGCAGACGCAAACACAGAGGATTCTTCATCAGAATCCGCAGACGCCGACACAGACCTGAGCGGTGACCTGACCCTATGGTACAACACCTATCAGTATGCAGACGAGCTGGATGCCCTGATCGCCAAATTCAACGAGCAGTATCCGAACGTCAACATAACCTACGAGATCAAGAACGACAACGACTACACCAGCGTTGTTAAGACAGCTTTCCAGGCCGGTACCGGTCCTGACCTGCTCTGGACACACGGAAACAAAGACACACTGATGCCTGACCTGGCAGCCAACGATTGCCTGATGGATATGACAGATGCAGTAGATTTCAGCTTCTGCGAAGGCAGCGCGATGGATATCTGTACAGTAGATGATGGTATTTATTCTATTCCATGGCTGACACTCGATACCAGAACCTGTTATTACAACATCGACCTCTTCGAAGAGAACGGCTGGGAAGTGCCTACTACAGTAAGTGAGCTCGAAGCACTCTGCAAGGAGATCAAGGAGACCACAGATATCATTCCTCTGTCCCAGGCATTATCCGCCTGGTATCTTGAGTTCATCTACGAGCCAATGCTCGCAGCTTATGACCCGGAATACTCCGCAAAACTCGCAGATTACAGCGTATCTGTAACAGACGAGCCTGCCAAAGAGACGCTCCAGATGCTCGTTGACTGGGCAGACGCCGGTTACTTCGGCGATGACTGGACAGGTGTTCAGACTGAGGATGCTATGGTTCTCGCTTTCGCAAGCGGAACATGTGCAATGATGATCACCGGTTCGTGGGATAACTCCATCATCAAGGACAACAATCCAGACCTGAATTTTGGTGCTGTTACAATCGGAAATGACGAAAGCGGTCCTGTAGGGCTCGTAGGGACCTACTCCACAGGCTTCTCGATCAACAAAGACACCGGGAACCCAGATGCAGCCATCGCATTCGCGAACTTCTGCGCATCCAAAGACGCTCAGGAGATCTGGATTCAGCAGAGTGAAGCAGTATCCGGTTCCCCAGACATCGACTCAACAAACGAGATCGCCAAAGAGATGGTAGAAACCAGCAACGGCGAAGTATACGAAGCATGGCAGAGTGTTCTTTCTGCACATTCTGAAGACGCTATCGCAACTACAGTATTCATCGACAATCTGACTAAGGTATTTACCCATGAAATTACCGTGGATGAGTACATGGATATGATTGGCGCCGAGATGGAAGCGAACTAA
- a CDS encoding response regulator transcription factor — MIRTIIVDDEILSRIGIQSFIDRKEDIEVVGVFGSAEEALEFMQGTPVDVVITDIEMCEMDGLEFIGLIRQEQLADGIIILSCHESFSYAQEAIQKGINSYMIKHSITEDVLIQEVLKVYRETRGTSKRRTETRKSPVEASGVQSDKIYSVCTIKWHNAAAESAAGLTDQTDQIMFLHLLENIAEEHRLYTVFAPHDKNVFLMFQQDKTLTEEARQKEREESLDFIYSSIQNYIAEKMVLGVSSFYTDLTETNAKYDEAMYALNQGFYGADRDVYYYHRSADAKTPDFSMPTYNMLEAGWEETFTAELDCYLQEAKRRNILADHLKTQLVHSIQRILLHILDYYGISESKIAEQGNLRLNSVPIHQAATAAQLRNTIQQQISSFQQQLDAVWNHDDLAEVFCYIDDHLCDRITIEDLTSLSYMSTSTFCKKFKDRTGLTLVQYLNVRRIEKAKIYLSNPKYSLDDVAELTGFTSTNYLVRVFKRITNQTISEYRKHFSIS, encoded by the coding sequence ATGATACGAACAATTATCGTAGATGATGAAATCCTTTCCCGTATCGGTATCCAATCCTTCATCGACAGGAAGGAAGATATCGAGGTGGTCGGTGTATTCGGTTCCGCCGAGGAAGCTCTCGAATTCATGCAGGGGACGCCGGTGGATGTCGTTATCACGGACATCGAGATGTGTGAGATGGACGGTCTCGAATTCATCGGCCTGATTCGTCAGGAGCAGCTGGCCGACGGCATCATCATCCTGAGCTGTCACGAGAGTTTCTCCTATGCGCAGGAAGCGATCCAGAAGGGAATCAATAGCTACATGATCAAGCACAGCATCACGGAGGATGTCCTGATTCAGGAGGTCCTGAAGGTGTACCGCGAGACCAGAGGTACGTCGAAGCGCAGAACGGAGACAAGGAAATCTCCCGTCGAGGCGTCCGGCGTCCAGTCGGACAAGATCTACTCCGTCTGCACGATTAAGTGGCACAATGCCGCCGCGGAGAGTGCCGCCGGACTGACGGACCAGACGGATCAGATCATGTTTCTGCATCTGCTGGAAAATATCGCGGAGGAACACAGGCTCTATACTGTATTTGCGCCTCACGATAAAAACGTCTTTCTCATGTTTCAGCAGGACAAGACTCTCACCGAGGAGGCTCGCCAGAAAGAGCGGGAGGAGAGCCTGGATTTCATCTACTCCAGCATCCAGAATTATATCGCCGAGAAGATGGTCCTGGGCGTCAGTTCCTTCTACACAGACCTGACCGAAACCAACGCAAAATATGACGAGGCCATGTACGCTCTGAATCAGGGGTTTTACGGGGCGGACCGGGATGTCTACTATTATCATCGCTCTGCCGACGCCAAGACTCCGGATTTCTCCATGCCCACCTATAATATGCTTGAGGCGGGCTGGGAGGAAACCTTCACGGCAGAACTGGACTGCTACCTCCAGGAAGCGAAGCGGCGCAATATCCTCGCCGATCATCTGAAGACCCAGCTGGTCCACAGCATCCAGCGCATTTTGCTTCATATATTGGACTACTATGGGATTTCTGAGAGCAAAATAGCAGAGCAGGGGAATCTCCGACTCAATTCGGTGCCCATCCACCAGGCCGCTACAGCGGCACAGCTTCGAAATACCATCCAGCAGCAGATCAGCAGTTTCCAGCAGCAGCTGGACGCCGTATGGAATCACGATGATCTGGCAGAGGTATTTTGCTATATCGATGATCATCTGTGCGACCGCATCACCATCGAGGATCTGACGAGCCTCAGCTATATGAGTACGTCCACATTCTGCAAGAAATTTAAGGACCGCACCGGGCTGACACTGGTGCAATATCTGAATGTGAGGCGGATTGAGAAGGCGAAAATCTACCTCAGCAATCCGAAGTATTCCCTGGACGACGTGGCGGAGCTGACCGGATTCACAAGTACCAACTATCTGGTACGCGTGTTTAAGAGAATTACGAACCAGACCATCAGCGAGTATCGGAAGCATTTCTCAATCAGTTAA
- a CDS encoding YesL family protein produces MKTLFNYDGGIMNACRSIMYVSAANLLFLLCSLPIITVGASATAMYTVLARYQQHKEPLILHTFFTAFRENFKKATIIWGGMLLVLVTLVINFVVLYSFDGTFATAGRVVLNLILIMWAVAWMYVFPTMALYENSCRGYLEYAFGYALGKLPTTLVLFVVWAGMLFGLLFLSQYLPLAVLLLCAFGFSIPANLTVKTLLKDIEE; encoded by the coding sequence ATGAAGACACTGTTCAACTATGACGGAGGCATTATGAACGCCTGCAGATCGATAATGTATGTATCTGCTGCCAACCTGCTGTTTCTCCTCTGCAGTCTGCCCATTATCACGGTGGGGGCGTCTGCGACGGCGATGTATACGGTGCTGGCGCGGTATCAGCAGCATAAGGAGCCGCTGATTCTGCATACGTTCTTCACAGCCTTCAGGGAAAACTTCAAAAAAGCCACGATTATATGGGGTGGTATGTTGCTTGTACTTGTTACGCTGGTGATCAATTTCGTGGTCCTGTATTCGTTCGATGGGACGTTCGCGACGGCCGGAAGGGTTGTGCTGAACCTGATTCTGATCATGTGGGCTGTGGCGTGGATGTATGTGTTCCCGACGATGGCGCTGTATGAGAATTCCTGCCGGGGATATCTGGAGTACGCGTTCGGGTACGCGCTTGGCAAGCTCCCGACAACGTTGGTGCTGTTTGTGGTATGGGCAGGGATGCTTTTCGGACTGCTGTTTCTGTCACAGTATCTGCCGTTGGCAGTGTTACTGCTATGCGCGTTCGGATTTTCGATTCCAGCCAATCTGACAGTGAAAACACTGCTGAAAGATATTGAAGAATAA
- a CDS encoding carbohydrate ABC transporter permease has protein sequence MKKNRNYLLFVTPGLILYTIFAVIPVFYVIFLSFTDWSGLGEINFVGIKNFVTLFTDSRFAPTFFNAIKNNIKYLIIVWAIITPYQYLIAFLLYIKVPCRKFIQFMIFMPFVISSTIVAFFGMLIFNPNFGAANSILKALGMATNSWFGNPEIAFFLLVLIIIWASSGPGIMILYSNFLNVSADVIEASRIDGCTTWQMFFRILFPMSLPSCASVITMSTIWALGIFDLPFMLTSGTGGVNGTLDFANMVFYRYTFGSGLSGKSDMGFGASICIVVFVFLLAVTFVLNRTLAKFDYEN, from the coding sequence ATGAAGAAAAACAGGAACTACCTGCTATTCGTAACACCCGGATTGATTCTGTATACGATATTCGCCGTAATCCCGGTATTCTATGTTATTTTCCTGTCTTTTACAGACTGGTCCGGACTGGGCGAGATCAATTTTGTAGGAATCAAGAACTTTGTTACGTTATTTACTGACAGCAGATTTGCCCCTACGTTTTTTAACGCCATAAAAAACAATATTAAATACCTGATCATTGTATGGGCGATCATCACACCATACCAATATCTAATCGCATTTTTACTCTACATAAAAGTACCTTGCAGAAAATTCATTCAGTTCATGATTTTCATGCCATTCGTTATCAGTTCCACCATAGTCGCTTTCTTCGGCATGCTGATTTTCAACCCGAACTTTGGCGCGGCCAACAGCATCCTGAAAGCGCTGGGCATGGCGACTAACAGTTGGTTCGGCAATCCGGAGATTGCATTTTTCCTGCTGGTACTGATCATCATCTGGGCGAGTTCAGGACCTGGAATCATGATCCTGTATTCCAATTTCCTGAATGTATCTGCAGATGTCATCGAAGCATCCCGCATCGATGGCTGCACGACCTGGCAGATGTTCTTCCGCATACTGTTCCCGATGTCCCTGCCGTCCTGCGCGTCCGTCATCACGATGAGTACCATCTGGGCACTCGGTATCTTCGATCTTCCATTCATGCTGACCAGCGGCACCGGAGGTGTCAACGGCACACTCGACTTCGCAAACATGGTATTTTACCGCTATACCTTCGGAAGTGGCCTGAGTGGAAAATCTGATATGGGATTTGGCGCTTCGATCTGTATTGTTGTATTTGTGTTCCTGCTTGCAGTTACCTTTGTACTGAACAGGACTCTGGCTAAGTTTGATTACGAGAACTAG
- a CDS encoding ABC transporter ATP-binding protein, producing the protein MNLLEVKGLKKSFVEKKTVFPAVKGIDFSIAEGECLGLVGESGCGKSTTANMIARLIREDEGEIYFNGKRMNAGRRLTCAGRDLQMVFQSPKDSFDPRYTVLQSVMMGADSYHLWGRKELEKKSLELIEFVGLKTAYADVPVINLSGGECQRAAIARALLCDPKLIIFDEATSALDVSIQAQVIQLLHRLKQERNVSFLFITHDLALTASVCDRIAVMYAGRIVEMGAAKEILNDPAHPYTKQLLASVLPLTAGGSCQFPSVERLREPGSAGCEYFEFCSRAVSICGDEMPEIRKDQGREIRCHLSAF; encoded by the coding sequence ATGAATCTACTGGAAGTAAAAGGACTGAAGAAGAGCTTTGTCGAAAAGAAAACTGTTTTTCCGGCGGTGAAGGGGATTGATTTTTCAATCGCCGAGGGTGAGTGCCTGGGCCTGGTCGGGGAAAGCGGATGCGGAAAGAGCACGACTGCCAATATGATCGCCCGCCTGATACGCGAGGATGAGGGCGAGATTTATTTCAACGGAAAAAGGATGAATGCGGGAAGAAGGCTGACATGTGCCGGAAGGGATCTTCAGATGGTTTTTCAGTCGCCGAAGGATTCCTTTGATCCCAGGTATACAGTGCTTCAGTCGGTGATGATGGGGGCGGATTCCTATCACCTCTGGGGAAGAAAGGAGCTTGAAAAAAAGTCACTGGAGCTGATCGAATTTGTAGGACTGAAAACCGCGTATGCCGATGTTCCGGTTATAAATCTGAGCGGCGGCGAGTGCCAGAGGGCAGCCATTGCCCGGGCGCTGCTCTGTGATCCCAAACTCATCATTTTCGATGAGGCTACCAGTGCCCTGGATGTCTCGATACAGGCGCAGGTAATACAGCTGCTGCATCGTTTAAAGCAGGAGCGGAACGTTTCGTTCCTGTTTATCACTCATGACCTGGCATTGACTGCATCGGTCTGTGACCGCATAGCGGTGATGTATGCAGGCAGAATTGTAGAAATGGGGGCGGCAAAAGAGATTCTTAACGATCCTGCACATCCCTACACCAAACAGCTGCTGGCATCCGTGCTGCCCCTTACCGCAGGCGGTTCCTGTCAGTTTCCTTCGGTGGAACGTCTGCGTGAACCGGGATCAGCGGGATGTGAGTATTTTGAGTTCTGCAGCAGGGCGGTGAGTATATGCGGTGACGAAATGCCTGAGATCAGGAAAGATCAGGGGAGAGAAATCAGATGCCATCTGTCTGCTTTTTAG
- a CDS encoding sensor histidine kinase, with protein MTKFKDQFQKSGIKSRIISAFIILVFVPFLVFSGISFLAFQKYVINNQSKATADTLHVVGTQLSNTLKDCEQQSIELYYGDYIEWMDPAHEMTVAEKQQIQNMLDSIAQTDPTVCTVVLKLPDGSIMFSGFYLSQKLDDYSKVVSTGNGKCFWFGPDNTHYTSIRAYVMGRSLNSRTHKNVAEIYYYFYEDAITDVFEQLDDSYQCNFLTDGEGAVFYASDASFMPDSTNVDLSFLEENTALGSQTVLLDGRRYLYVTQKLSSYDWYCVSLIALDDLIRSLDKMLLPFLLIVVLYILFLSVMIRFLQKYIFQPLAILGENMDTYAVTNRQTVEMEEIGTGEFRSLSRHFNNMIRRNDSLMEQYKKETKEKNRLQMTMMASQLTPHFIYNSLNVLKWLAVLNHQEKIQMVTESLIYIFMSATKTEDENYTLADEIKLVENYAVIQQVRFMNFDLNIEGCPEAEDCHIRKLLLQPIVENAIVHGIERGKVKKTEILIHIWVDENLHIEVQDFGVGFDVDEWRASGMVRRSHTNIGINHVEQLIRMEYGAPYCLEIESEPGMGTIVRYLLPVIHSSKAES; from the coding sequence ATGACAAAATTTAAAGACCAATTTCAAAAAAGTGGCATAAAATCCAGAATCATAAGCGCTTTTATCATTCTGGTCTTTGTGCCGTTTCTTGTATTCTCTGGCATCAGTTTTCTGGCGTTCCAAAAATATGTGATCAATAATCAGAGCAAAGCCACCGCCGACACATTGCATGTTGTCGGGACGCAGCTCTCGAATACGCTCAAGGATTGCGAGCAGCAGTCCATAGAGCTCTATTATGGAGACTATATTGAATGGATGGATCCGGCGCATGAGATGACTGTGGCGGAAAAACAGCAGATTCAGAATATGCTGGATTCCATTGCCCAGACAGATCCCACAGTCTGCACTGTCGTGCTCAAGCTGCCTGATGGCAGTATTATGTTCAGTGGGTTCTATTTGAGCCAGAAGCTGGACGATTATTCGAAAGTCGTCTCGACCGGCAATGGAAAATGCTTCTGGTTCGGCCCCGACAATACGCATTATACCAGTATCAGGGCATATGTCATGGGCCGCTCCCTGAATTCCAGGACACATAAGAATGTGGCGGAGATCTACTATTATTTCTATGAGGATGCCATCACGGACGTCTTTGAACAGCTGGACGACTCTTACCAGTGCAATTTTCTCACGGACGGGGAAGGTGCTGTATTCTATGCGTCTGACGCATCCTTCATGCCGGATTCCACCAATGTCGACCTGTCATTTCTGGAGGAAAACACTGCGCTTGGATCGCAGACGGTCCTTTTGGACGGGAGACGCTATCTCTATGTCACGCAGAAGCTGTCATCCTATGACTGGTATTGTGTCAGTCTGATCGCCCTGGACGATCTGATCCGGAGTCTTGATAAGATGCTGCTGCCGTTTTTATTGATCGTGGTCCTGTATATCCTGTTCTTGTCGGTGATGATCCGCTTCCTGCAGAAGTATATCTTCCAACCGCTGGCGATCCTTGGGGAAAATATGGATACGTATGCCGTAACCAATCGCCAGACGGTGGAGATGGAGGAGATCGGAACAGGCGAGTTTCGGAGTCTGTCGAGGCATTTTAACAATATGATCCGCCGTAACGACAGCCTGATGGAGCAGTACAAGAAGGAGACGAAGGAGAAGAACCGCCTGCAGATGACGATGATGGCCTCTCAGCTGACGCCGCATTTTATCTATAATTCCCTGAACGTGTTGAAATGGCTGGCAGTGCTGAACCATCAGGAGAAGATCCAGATGGTGACGGAGTCGCTCATCTATATTTTCATGAGTGCGACCAAGACGGAGGATGAAAATTATACGCTGGCGGATGAGATTAAGCTGGTGGAAAACTACGCTGTCATCCAGCAGGTGCGCTTCATGAATTTTGATCTGAATATCGAGGGATGTCCGGAGGCGGAGGACTGTCATATCCGGAAATTGCTGCTGCAGCCAATCGTGGAAAATGCCATTGTGCACGGAATTGAGCGAGGAAAGGTCAAAAAGACGGAGATTCTGATCCACATCTGGGTGGATGAGAATCTGCATATTGAGGTGCAGGATTTCGGCGTGGGATTTGATGTGGATGAATGGAGAGCTTCCGGCATGGTGCGGCGCAGTCATACCAATATCGGCATTAACCATGTGGAGCAGCTGATTCGGATGGAATACGGCGCGCCGTATTGTCTTGAAATCGAGAGCGAACCGGGTATGGGGACGATAGTACGATATCTGCTGCCAGTAATCCACAGCTCAAAAGCCGAATCATAA
- a CDS encoding ABC transporter ATP-binding protein — MLSLENLYVSYGDVTVVQDVSLEVKKGEIVGIVGESGSGKSTALASVLRLDPAASVTGGSIIFEGKDITVMEKKELRTVRGNDIAMIFQNAAMSMDPMKTIGHLFYETVYMHHPEMKKDACFAQAKSLMERMRLQDTGRILKSYPFEMSGGMCQRIAIAAAMMNHPKLILADEPTSALDVTAQAEVIRLMRLLRDDFGTSMLIVTHNMGVVAQLTDKVAVMYGGRIVEFGTTADVMENPAHPYTQALLRAVPRMDGTLPKGIAGMPPEFGKKIKGCVFADRCCRARASCRDTMPGMQKFSETHWTACNVTKEGV; from the coding sequence GTGCTATCATTAGAAAATCTATATGTTTCATACGGAGATGTTACGGTCGTACAGGATGTCAGCCTGGAAGTGAAAAAAGGAGAGATCGTGGGAATCGTCGGAGAGAGCGGGAGCGGAAAAAGCACCGCTCTTGCGTCCGTTCTGCGCCTGGACCCTGCTGCATCGGTTACAGGCGGGAGCATTATCTTTGAGGGAAAAGATATAACAGTCATGGAAAAGAAGGAACTGCGAACTGTCAGAGGAAATGATATCGCAATGATCTTTCAGAATGCGGCGATGTCTATGGATCCGATGAAGACGATCGGTCATCTGTTTTATGAGACTGTGTACATGCACCATCCGGAAATGAAGAAGGATGCCTGTTTTGCGCAGGCGAAAAGCCTGATGGAGCGAATGCGGCTGCAGGATACCGGAAGGATACTGAAGTCCTATCCCTTTGAAATGTCGGGGGGAATGTGTCAGAGGATCGCGATTGCTGCTGCAATGATGAACCACCCGAAACTAATCCTTGCGGATGAGCCCACCAGCGCCCTGGATGTAACGGCACAGGCGGAAGTGATCCGTCTGATGCGTCTTTTACGGGACGATTTCGGGACCTCCATGCTGATCGTAACACATAACATGGGTGTGGTCGCACAGCTGACCGATAAAGTTGCCGTGATGTATGGAGGGAGGATCGTAGAATTCGGGACAACGGCTGATGTCATGGAAAATCCGGCCCATCCGTATACACAGGCACTGCTGAGGGCAGTTCCCAGGATGGACGGAACGTTACCGAAAGGTATTGCAGGCATGCCGCCTGAGTTCGGAAAGAAAATAAAGGGCTGCGTTTTCGCCGACAGATGCTGCCGGGCCAGGGCTTCCTGCCGGGATACGATGCCCGGGATGCAAAAGTTTTCCGAAACGCATTGGACGGCCTGCAATGTGACAAAAGAGGGCGTGTGA
- a CDS encoding carbohydrate ABC transporter permease, whose amino-acid sequence MRKKNKDSVSGSRQVYSTKEKVVRGMISAILCCYCMITVVVILITVMDSFKTKIDIVTNLTGLPTKLTLDNYISFIKTGNFSLYFRNSLILTVIGTAGCIFLSMMVAYGIARYKFKGRELLASYTLIGSMVPIQVMILPILLILRNVGLTDSLVGVLLIYFSMISMSCLVFQKFFMTIPAALEESARLDGCSDFRVFVQIILPISKPVLFTETLIMAIQFWNDFYIPMLFLNGQKTTTLTLAIYRYLTQFTTYMGESMAAVVITLLPIVILYFLFSSQIVEGLTGGAVKG is encoded by the coding sequence GTGAGAAAAAAGAATAAAGATAGTGTATCCGGCAGCAGGCAGGTATACTCGACAAAGGAAAAAGTCGTCCGTGGCATGATCTCCGCAATCCTGTGCTGCTACTGTATGATTACGGTAGTTGTCATTCTGATCACGGTCATGGATTCGTTCAAGACCAAGATCGATATCGTGACGAACCTGACGGGTCTTCCTACCAAGCTCACATTAGATAATTATATTTCATTTATCAAGACAGGCAATTTCTCCTTATACTTTAGAAACAGCCTGATCCTCACCGTCATCGGAACAGCGGGATGTATCTTCCTCTCCATGATGGTGGCTTACGGTATCGCAAGATACAAATTCAAGGGAAGAGAGCTTTTGGCCAGCTACACCCTGATCGGCTCCATGGTTCCGATCCAGGTCATGATTCTGCCGATCCTTCTCATTCTGAGAAATGTCGGCCTGACCGACTCACTGGTGGGCGTCCTGCTGATTTACTTCTCCATGATCTCGATGTCATGTCTGGTCTTCCAGAAGTTTTTCATGACGATCCCGGCGGCGCTCGAAGAGTCCGCGAGACTCGACGGCTGCTCCGATTTCCGTGTGTTTGTGCAGATCATTCTTCCGATCAGTAAGCCGGTCCTGTTCACCGAGACCCTGATCATGGCAATCCAGTTCTGGAATGATTTCTATATCCCGATGCTCTTCCTGAATGGGCAGAAGACGACCACCCTGACACTGGCAATCTACCGTTACCTGACACAGTTCACGACATACATGGGCGAATCCATGGCGGCTGTAGTAATCACACTCCTGCCGATCGTCATTCTGTATTTCCTCTTCTCCTCACAGATCGTTGAGGGTCTCACCGGAGGCGCTGTGAAGGGGTAA